The window AAACCTAGCATCAAATCTGTCGACGGACATAAAGGACAAAGGTCACGTACGGGTTGTCAGCATGATCAGGCAAGAGGCTAACTTTTCAAAATACTTTGTACCAGATCTTAGGAGTAATTTTCCATCAGAAGCGAAAATTGCGTATAATGGGTATGAAATTCAATTTACTAAAAATAGGGCCTGTGTAAATGATGTAAGTTCAGGTAATAGGGTAGTTaacgacttttttaaaaataaatttatcaaaaatatttttcatccacagaataataaagagtaataaagctttgaaatttagtCGAAAGGGAAGCTCTTAAATTgtagtaatattgaaatgtgacgtAACCCTGTGCCACTGTCCATAACGCAGCGTGAGTGAGGAAAGTACAGCGCGATATTCCCACCACGCCCCCACTTTtcctcacaacaatatttcaaatacgaataattgtttcatttttcaaccaattttgatgctgatttcacagaataaatttctttttcatattatattttccgtTACATATAAACGCGTAGGCAATCTTTATCTTTTCAAAGGACTGGATGAGCAATTATGTTCTTATCGAGTGACTTGGAATCAGCGTATGGGTCTCTTAAATGGTAGAGATCTCTTAAAACTATTACACCATTGCGGATATAATAGGAAAAATGCGGATTTGAGAAAATTATTCAACATACATTATTATTCATTAGTATTAACATTCATTGgtatggacgcttcaccactgcAGTTCTCGATGGTGTGGAGTATATTTACTGGGacggaaaaattaaattatcaacgCTTTCAAGCTCTTCAAAAATTATGTGAAGATTGACaggtaagaaaataaaattccttCAATCTGATAATGGTGGTGAATTTTGTAATCATGAATTTTTAAAGAACAAAGGTATATCCAAGGAAGTTTGTCGATTCCACCGACTTCCAAAATGAATGGAGccagtaaacgcaaaaacaggACTGATGGCTACGTGCACAATATTGTCCCCTGGTTTACTTGGAGGTTTTTGGGCGGccgctgttttaattacattctatGCACGTAACATTTGTCCAACCAGCAGCCTAGGTGGAAACCAACTTGGGACGAAACCTTATGTTTTAGATAAGACATCAGGAAAGGACAAATTTGAAACACGTGCCAGGGAGAGAGTATTGGTAGGTTACTCTTGATCAACTAAAGGATATTGAATTTGAATACTATCTgaacataaatttattgaagtcatatttcaaatatgaaatcTCTTCAGGTGCTGGAGACCAAATGAATGAGAACGATCAGATAGTCGTCAAACCACTTACAGCAAAAACCGACTGCAATGGCAGTGGATATGTTCGTGgtcgaaatatatatttggaaGAGGTCGAGCAAGTAGATGATAGATAATAGAAGACTAGTTATCTTCAAAAGAGGTTCAGGCAGGGCATAGTTAGTAAAAGAACTAACGTCCTAAGAAGGAATGGCGAGAAGCAATTCTATCGGATATCAAAAGCTTAGTAAAGACCGAGACGTGGGACATTGTTAAGAAGCCAAGGGACCGGAAAGTTGAAGGCTCTCATAAGTCGATATGAcgataaagaaagaaaattttCATGCAGAAGTATGTTACAAGTTGTAACAATTTTGTTACCTTTATAAAAGTAAGCATCCAAAAAACTCTCTAGAGACAAATAAAACGTCGCtattatgcaattaaaaaagCAAGAAAAATATTGACGAAGAACATTTTTGTAGCTTCTCCAGTCAGTATTTGCAGCCAAGACTAAAATATCACCATATACATTAAAtgcaaaagtaaaattttggtgaaccttaaggagtaaatggataatattgaaaaaatccACGACTCTATTAAATGCAAGGCCAAAATACATCATCACATAGAAGAGTGTTTTATCTCAACGCAGTTCGTCCCAGGCGCAGTCATGCAGTGAACTTTATCTTGAATATATAATACTCGTCATTCGCGTTGAGAGTTATCGCTAATTGGcgttaaaatcaaaacaaataaaatcaagctattattacttataatgattataattaccaaataaaacgcgaatattgaattttattttattgattgaaaCAACACCAAGAatacaatcattttaaaaacGCGACATGGTCACGTGAATTACTATTACATTGAGGATGGTAAATGACtaaacacacatacataaataatgtttacggacTTACATGTTAAAATGTGGGATCTATCTGGGTTGGTATTTTACATTTAGAGATAAATCCTATTGGAAATATATTCGAAAAATTTAAGTGTTCTAAAGACGCCGCATTCGCCGAGCACAATAATTTTTTAGATGACTGAATTGTttccaataacaattttatatatacgCACCCGTCGCATCATACCCATACCATAATACTggccaataattataatgaataaattgaatttgtttgtACCTAAGGTACTTACGTTCAACCCTTACTACTACCGACTAAATACctaccattaataatattacgcCAAGATTTATCGTACTCGTACAATAATAGACACAGATAATTGGGAGACGAAACTTTTGTTACACTATTGTTAATTATTGATATCAACATTACATAGTGACAGTACCTAATCTATTACATCAAATTTATTAgtcatatattatgtttaattaccATGCAAAGAATAAATATGTTAgcgatacatatttttttaaatagtagatATATTATTACCCAATACAATTGGGGGAACAAAACTTTAATGTGGAATGAAACGTTttgtacttgcccactgctgagcacgggcctcctctactaataaagtgtattttaaatctaaatgtaGTTTAAACAACAGAATGGACCGGGCATATTGTTCTCCTAATTGTTATGAGCAGTATATGTAATACGCATCTTACGCTCTACGTGTATTAGACaagttgattaataaaatacttgtttcttaatattataacagcGAATATAAGTCCGTCTTCAGGGTTGTTGAGTTTTCATAATTAAACTAAGGCAATCGAGTTTAATGTTAGGTATCAAGATTTGCATAATATTCAGAAATTTACATTCATTGGGGCTTCCTTAAAAAgcagtaatattataaaggaagTGAAAAGTGTGAGGTTgctataattacattatatttaatgattattatattattagaacatCTGAATGTAGttattattcgaaatttactgtaaaactaataagtaataacataatatgaaataaaacttatgaagaatatttaaaacactgAATGCTTTTCCtttgaatgttattattattatagatacttagtatgattataattgcattttattataaaacataaaacaaaagaaataagaaaaataatactgaCAACAAGCCCGTTAGGGTTGATGTTTTAAGTTGTCATGTTctacaataacaaataatgtaTTACTTTACTACTtgtgtaataataaacaatttacataattattcgCATTTGCGGTACATAGCTTCAAGAGAATAAAATGCTCTGCCCGTAATGTAATAACATtaagagtttattttatttaagtattatagtataaatgaTTACGATTCAATTCATTTTAGTATTGAAGACAATTACAATGAAAGATATTTCGCATAGCAGTTAATTATACGGAGTAGGGGTTGAAAGGGCGCGTCGACAAAGtttgtagatataaaaaaaacggtgCTATTGTTTTACAAGGAATTGAGTTATTCTCCACTGTTAATTCTTGTTGTGTGATGTGAAAAAATGTGCAGAAATTTCTTATATACGGAAATAGAAGTCTGTTGCAACAGTAACATGCCTGGGACTTTCGATTAGGCGATTGGCATCAGGAGCTCCGTAGAGACTTTAATCCAGTATGTTGAAACTTTTATTACACGGGAGACCGAACGCTGATGCTCCACTAAAATTTGGATCAATGTCTTGTACTCGCGTCGGCGATGCATTCGTCCTTACACGATAAAGAATGTCATTGGCATATGTCAATACAAGGTCATCACACATATGAACAACAGTGCCAAATGCGTTGCGACGCAGGTAAGGGTTGTTAAATTGGTTTCCAGTGTTGCGTCTTGGTCTACCAAAGTACCTTCGTAGTACCGCGATAACAGCGCGACGACGTTCCATAGGAGAAACTTCCTCAATGAAGTTTTGAACCGCTTCAGGAAATTCCGGGGTCTCAGTATCCCGATCATCATCTCCAGTACCCATTTCATAATCTTCGTCCTCCTCCTCAGACTCGCGAGATCCCCCGGCATTCGGCTGCTCATTATTTAATTGATTCACATTATTCTGGGGGTTAAATTGATTTGGCATATTAACATTGGGAGCCATCATAGGTGGACCGTGTTGTTGCTGGCAGTTATGAGGCTGGAACATCTGAGGCTGCATATCCATATAACCGCCATAGCAACCCATACATGGTCTCATTGCAGGTTGGGCCATTTGAACGGGCTGAACAAAAATCATACCCGGACGCGGTTGCTGCGGTGGCATACAGGTGCACGGAGGTGGTTGTGGAGCTCCCTGTTCTATATGTTGTTTAATTTGTGAAAGAAAATCAATTTGTGTATTTAAGAGATTGTATTGATAAGAAATATTACTATTCAGTTGGTTTATGAGATTGATTGTTGATTGACGTTCTGCTTCATTGTTGGGATTCGGACGAAATAGTTTCATAATTTCATTTTGCATTTGCAATCTGGCCGGTTCCGGTAACTTCATCAACTCCGTAGTTAGTTGGTCGAAAAAGCCTTCGAAGCGCATTCTTTCTGATGATACCTCTGTCTGCGTCCCAATTGAACCTCTGGTTAAAATTTCATGTAGACCATCATCTCTGTAAAGGTTCTGAGGATTTTTGGGATCTTTGGCATGCACCTCAAAAGACTTTTTAAACTGATCAAATTCACTCTCATTCAGTAAGAAGAATTTTATAAGGTTCGAAACTCTTATACAAAGGTAACGAAAAATTACGGATTTATCCGCAAAATTAGATGTGTACCTACCAACCACTTCATCCACTAATGTatacaattttgtaaaatagGTCTTGAGAAATTCATCTAATACTGACCACTTGCGGCGGAGATCAATttctgaaacaaatattaaaataaatgatatagttTACCTATGAAATATTGCTATTAAAGACTAATGAAAAagaggaaaaaaaaaattttttttctcaatttaaatacaaactatTTTAACAATTTCTAGCGGAGTAGTAAGATAcacatataaagctgaacagtttgtaCAAAAATCAAAGTAAGTCCCcaacaaatatctaaaatatcgaATAAGGATCTGTATGATATTTGTAAAGTCTTGCAAGTTACTTGAACAATATGATCTTGGCATAGGAGAcatgtttaattatatatattttcttcttaTTCGCGaactaagaataattataatcgaaacatattataaatattttttttttctaaatacttGCCAAACTGGAACATACAATGCTTTGCCaaatttcaaacataataattaatgttaaatcaCTAAATAATTAACTCGAAAAATACAGTCCATTAATTCTATTCCATTCATTCAGTCCATATTCCTAACtctttagaactatttaaacTATGATCTccaaattttagttttttttaaatatgtacttagtgtattttaatttaatgtgtcAAGAGCAATTGGTTAAAGGTAGCAGGCGTCCACGTTTTTGATGGGGCTGTGCATTAGTTTCTCGatagataataataactatttttatctttacatgACACTAAAATACTTGAAGTTTAAATGGTCCCGCGTAAATATCTCTGACGTTTTCTgtacatacttgagaagttctaaatagtttttttattcataattttttaggCAAACGAAGTTGCACGTgtgttaattcaaataaaaccgacttcaaaaaccacaaacaaaaattaatttaagttcATACAGGCACTTCatcattacgttaataaatgaaactaagcACTCGTAATACATAgatttaactataaaatttcACTTACCCATTTGCTTTTTTTGTTCTTCGGTATAATCTTTAGGAGCAAGCACCGACGTTATTTCTATCCAGCATTGTCGCCTCAATCGTATATCCATTTGAGTGTTATAAATcggttttctttttattacttctttgAGTAACTGTGGCTCTGTTATGTGATCACCCATTATTGAAACACAACACGACTTTTCACTTTAACTAACAAGCAGCGACTGACGTTAAGGGGACCTGAAAAGTTCTAATGCAATGCGCGCGTTGGTCGCCTTACCAAATCATATGAAAACAGTAGCAACAAAGATATATCATTTCGTCTCTGTCAAGCCAGTGCGTTTCATCGTAACACACGATCCCTCAACTAACAGTAACCAAAAATAATGTGTGCACTAGGTAATTAAAGTCCAAAGTCACTAAAACATTACTTATCTTTTTGGTATAAGATCTAGTAcgatttttatcaatatttcaaCTGGGCTACAAATTCAGATTTAAGACAAAGATAAACAGATGTATCGTATGTTCGATTTATTAATCTAGACTGAAACTGAACGATATGTTCTGAGGTTGCGGGACGAGCACAGACATTCAGAGCAGAGGATAGCAGTAATGTCCGGATGTTGCATGCGAGTGTGTGCATTCAATCGATAACACGGTGGGAGGAGCCAGGTGAACGTATGCCAGCAAGGAAAATTACCAGTTCCTCAGTTtaccttattataaaatttatattacgaGCCCGTTCTAACCCTTACACCCAATCGACTTTCttgagtattttaaaattgagaTTAGCTTAATTgagatttgattattttttttatcaagcaTTGGAAATCTCCTAACAACTTTCACCCTTTCTCGACTTTACCCTATTCCGATTTCGTCATGTATTGCATATTCCttactttttctttctttatatctCCGATTCTAATTGCGCAGCATTATTCGATTTTGGTCATTCGAACCTTTGGCTATTAAAAAAGTTGGTAGTTGGAGGAAAGGTAAAAAAAGCTAAAGTCGGGCGAGCCGATTACCACATTTGACACAAATTCTTGACTCCAGAAGACTCATACTTAACAGAAGAATGCAATATCaaattgcccgacccgggattggaaCCCAGGATCCCAGAGCCATGTTGTGCTGCGCACGCAATACGACTACGCCACCGGCAGCAGTCAACATCTAATTTGACTTTTGAATTGCATTATTATCGATACAATAATGCTGTGCAGCGTGGTTCCTTACCTTTagctaaagtaatttttttttaatgcaaatactTTTTCTTCGTTGGgttggtaattttaaaaaattgtaggtAGTTTTAAAAATCCAAGATTAATAAGTTTCTAAGAAATAAGAACCGCTTTAAATCAATGCCATATTCGCTAgctattaagatttatttatttatttcaattagtacgaataaaccaattacaccaataaaatttataataacaacattttaaacAGATCAATATTGTCCTTAATAAGTGCATGAAATATACGGtatcatgagttaatttcaCTATAGTGCAAAAATTCATACTGAATCACGTTCCAATCAGCCGAAAACACCTCAAAATGTGGTGAACTGTTAAAAAGGGCATTAAGGACGTTGGAAGTTCGCGTAATCGGTCATCTTGAACGAAGATGGGACCCTCTTTTCAAAGGAGAATCTTATTCATACTATaccgatttttttaaagatttttaatcaTTAGTAGTTAACACATGAAGACTCACGGCTGAATTTTGATCGACTAGTTGccgaatacaataaaaattccCAATCATCTATTTTCGATCTATCGTGAAAATTGatcaatcaaaacaaagctTTTGTTGACATGCATACAaatgactttattttatttgattactttCAGAATCAGGTTGAAGATTAaaattgggatcgtttgttAAAGTCAGCCATAACTCctgaataaacataatatacgaCATTTTTGCTATACCTGTGTGATCTTTCTATGAAAATAGATAAACGTATAAGCGGAGTCGCTAGCAGATATtagttgtattatattatatcagccTATAacgtcccaatgttgggcaaaggcctccaAGATCCTTTTATGAATCACTATTCTGCGCTATGATGAGCCAGTTAAAATCCGGCAGTATTCACCGTAAACCAAACTTTCCACTGCAATAGTTCAAGTTCTCGGGCTACGATATTGGTTAACGTTAAACAGAGGTGAACATGTGGAATATGACCTGTAGAAAGTAAACATGTTaaaaatcaatgtaaaataaagtaatacataatttgttaaccatttcattgttttattgtattttctgaTCCACGTAATAAGTTTGTCTTCATTCCTTAGTTCTAATTGGAAGCCTTTCATCAatgtttttattccaaaagTATGGATAAAACCCAAGCTTGTTATACCTTGTTAGATAGCTATTAAAACGTAGATATTTTTAAGCACATCTGCCGAgtataaattacatacaattatttttcaatatttcaaaaagataaactaataaaaataaagtcgtaacggattttttttatatatataatcaatAGTCTGTCATAACACAGTCGGTTAATGAATCTGAAATTTTAGcgttgatattaataaaacaacttgTCTCCGACCCAAAAATAGCAAATACACTtctcttaaggcgatacctcaaggtccattttcatacattttgtttcggctttaatctgggtaactaaacaagtattggcaagtaaagaatttaaattcacgtctagttagtgattagttctcgcagttgaaagaaaaacgtaaaaataataagattaaagccgaaacaaaatgtatgaaaatggaccttgaggtatcgccttaagtccAAAAACCTTCAAAGTTCGAAGACGGTTAGTTTTGGGATATGGTGTTTCATAGTAAAAGTAGTCACAAATGATGGAAACTATAACTTCTTAAAGGATCTAGGTCGACTTAACCTGTAATCCTGTATAAGTGACTTAAAGgggagataaaaatattaaacaaaagaaTTAATAATCCTCGACACAAAGAAGACTAAAaggttaaaaattaattatcatgGTATGTCCTTATGGTATATTATAAGAacgtagtaatattttaaacaaaaagtcGCCGCGTCACGCTAATGTAGTATTTCctacattacatacattttaatcacTCCCGAAAATATCCTGACCTCCGTAAACTTGCAGTCGAAGTTGTTGGCAGTCAAGAAGCCAATcaaatatgaaatacaaaaagTGGATGTTAATGTAATCCAAGCTTCAAAAGTAGGTATGTCTACGCGAACGTATTTCGTAAGGCCATTTAAATTAACAGACTTAACTACACATTTATCTTCAAAATCTTTTCAGTTACCGTGCATTCTACCAGCTGAAAACATGGCTGCGTCACAGAACACAAAAACAACATGCAGATCAATGAGTGAATATCAGTACAGTCAGCAGAGAATTCTGGGAAGCAGTGCCACACCCGGATCCTCGTCTGATAAAACGCCTTCTATCTTTGGACAGGGCATCCCTACGCATAGTAGCAGGTACCATTACTGGGCATTGCCcattaaacaaacaattatctgcattgaagtatattatatagatacgaacgtccatataaactatttgttcaaaatctgaactaaaatggcaaccaaaacatcactgttataatctatttattcacttgaacaacaaataagtttacttttttgattaatatttttaattcatatccAAGTATGCAGTTAGACTAGCGTTTTCAtgttatgagcgccactccgtacacagtcacaagcatcaatattgacaccatactaaaatcagtttgaatggataacaaGTTCAATTctgttgaacacagtgaatgttcggaacgccaaatctagtacgtagtacatatctattatatatcgatgattataTGATTTAGGTATAACCGACAGCCCTCTATCTAGGGGATGACTGTTGGCCGCCGAAAAAGCTTCCTagaatgtgaatattttaactGCGTAACGGAAAGAAATCCTCGATTCGCTAGGGCCACTCCGAGAAGACTGTGGAGAAACCAGAAAGATCCAGGGCTTCTGGTCCGAGTTAGGCTAGTTTGTTTTGTAGCTGGCATGCacgtcacgcacaatggccTGACTATTTTACAGACTAAGTGCGGGAACAGAAGCCCACAACAAATACCAATACCGTGCATCGTGTGACAATGCGTTTTATCTCCCACCGTTCAATatactttgaaaataaaactttgtaacgaGAAtgtcataaaagaaaataaattaatcttagTAGGTGATActattaaattagtaattaagCTCGGATAAATGGACACAGAATAAGAGACTGAACCAAATATACACTTTTATATAAAgtgaaaaacataaataaatattaaagaaagtaTGGCCACAAGTACCTATGGTCACATATCCTGAAACGATATTTGggattatttattcaattgtgCTTGATGAAAATAAAGTGGAAAACAAAGTGCAGTGCCATGAGTCACATTTTTGTCTGACGACTAAttaccattttaatttaattatgacttTAATCAAATTAACAAGCTACTGGTGTTAGGTgttttatatgtgagagtccgtctggatGGGTACTACCGCaaggtctatttctgccaccaagcagcattgtgtagtcactgttgtgttccaatttgaagaacattgtagtcagtgtaactactggacataaaaaacttaaaatctcatgtctcaggatggcgagcgcagtggaataccaaacaatagtttatagTTCAAGGCGATGGatgtatttctactgtttataggcaggCGTATCGTTTACCGTcaagcgaacgacaagctcgttgtcaaggcaataaaaatgaaactgttctctattttcaaaaggtaaaatACCTTTCTAGACACAAAGCAGTGTAGATAGATATTATGATAACTTAGGCATTTCGTTAATTTCccataaaaaaaagattttaacttGATTCTTAAAAGGTGGTTCTTGTAAATTATGAACTCGAAAGAATTGCATTGAGAATTAACCCAGTGATTCGcaaaaaaatgctaataaagCGGCTACATTCCTCAAGACTAAGACTTTATTGCGTATCTACTATAATGTATTCTATGACCTATATCTAAAACCTATGGTTACAAATAAACCTTAAACAGAAATTCAGAAATGCGCGCAATGCAACCTATCGATCTGGTTTTCAACGGGGGGATTtgaaaacatacatacatccaatACTCAGTATAAATCTTGGCGCCAAAGAGAATAAGATCGGATAGTTTCTTTATGACGGTACTTAGACGAGACGATGTTCACAGGAAACGTTACCAGGGGCGCATGTTATGTAAGAAGTTGTAGAATAATGTGGTGACCGAGTGTCTTAGCTGACGCCGTGGCCAAGATGCTTTTCTATTATAATCTTTAACGTCAACGTTATGTttgagaatgacatatccttATTATAGACTTATCGATAGCATAAAGAAATTAAGATCCCAGGTATCATTTCGCAAGTTTTAAGTTGTCTTCAGCTTCTATAAGTAAGGAGCAGACTGGTCCTTAATATTAGTTAATGGAACGCAATGAACGAGTGCGACATTTTGCAGtgagacaaaaaaatatgattatattcgCTAGTATGTTttgttaatcaaataaattaatatttgctaaTATACctagaattaatataatattatctgacgttgttattttaatgtaataattatacgtaaaatattatctacacaTATCATAAAAAAAGACCTCATTTCtgtctatatgtatgtatttacatgaaatttggtatggagatagtttaagaccctaggaaggttatagactgctttctatcccgggaaaatatatagcaggacttttatcccggaaaactcctttacgcggtcaaagccgcgagctaaagct of the Manduca sexta isolate Smith_Timp_Sample1 chromosome 27, JHU_Msex_v1.0, whole genome shotgun sequence genome contains:
- the LOC115454183 gene encoding uncharacterized protein LOC115454183 — its product is MGDHITEPQLLKEVIKRKPIYNTQMDIRLRRQCWIEITSVLAPKDYTEEQKKQMEIDLRRKWSVLDEFLKTYFTKLYTLVDEVVGRYTSNFADKSVIFRYLCIRVSNLIKFFLLNESEFDQFKKSFEVHAKDPKNPQNLYRDDGLHEILTRGSIGTQTEVSSERMRFEGFFDQLTTELMKLPEPARLQMQNEIMKLFRPNPNNEAERQSTINLINQLNSNISYQYNLLNTQIDFLSQIKQHIEQGAPQPPPCTCMPPQQPRPGMIFVQPVQMAQPAMRPCMGCYGGYMDMQPQMFQPHNCQQQHGPPMMAPNVNMPNQFNPQNNVNQLNNEQPNAGGSRESEEEDEDYEMGTGDDDRDTETPEFPEAVQNFIEEVSPMERRRAVIAVLRRYFGRPRRNTGNQFNNPYLRRNAFGTVVHMCDDLVLTYANDILYRVRTNASPTRVQDIDPNFSGASAFGLPCNKSFNILD